Below is a genomic region from Miniphocaeibacter halophilus.
CTACACCCTTTGGGTACAAATTATCCATCATATTTGATAATATTACTCCATCTAATGAATTAGCTTTAAAATTTTCTAAACTTTCAATTCCATCAACTATAAAATCAAATATATTTTAAGTTTTGTTTTCAGTTCAATTTTTTGACAACATTATAACTATAATGTATCATAGTTTTAGATGATCCGGTAGGTAAGGCTACCCTAGGGATATGGATTACTGCCGCAAAATAGTGGAGACACTATGAGATGGTTTGAACAAGCTATATCGAATATTAAGGTATAGTTTAATGTAATTTCACTGCCCTATGAAGCTAAAGCTCAAACGGTACTAAATTAATTTTTACCACACAGATCACCTTCTGTGTGTTTTTTTAATGTTTTTGAATTAAATTAATATTTATTTAATTCCAAGCAAACTAAATAATCAGTTGAAAGTGATTTATATTATCTGTTAAATTTACAGTATTTATTTTTAAATTATTTATCCTATATTGAAGATATCAGACTATTATAAAAAATCAACTAATATTTATTTAGTTTCAACTATATATTAGTATCGATCTTAAGAATAAAACTTTATTCTTAATTAAAGCTTATATTACTCGAATCAAATTTAAAAACGGAGGTAATATAAATGAACAGAAAATTAAACCTTATGGAAAAAGCATTGTTAAGTTTACTAGAGGAGGAAAATCTAGTTGAGGTAAAAAAAATTCTCAATAGTATGAATATTTTTGATATAGCCGCTTTTTTCGACACCCTCGACAAAACCAATTTAACTTTGAGTTTTAATCTCTTAACTAAGGATAATGGTGCTAAGGTTTTTCCTGAAATGGATATTGAGCAACAAAAATTATTAATTGAGGGATTTTCAAATTTAGAACTTGAAGAAATTATTAATAAGATTAGAATGGACGACAAGGTTGATATGATAGAAGAGTTACCATCAAATCTTGTTAAGAAAGTATTGCGAAATTCAAATCCTAAAGATAGGGCCATAATAAATACTATGCTTAACTACCCTAAAGATAGTGCCGGCTCTGTAATGACAACAGAATATTTACGCCTTAAACCAAATATGACTGTAAATGATGCAATCGACTATATAAGAGATGTTGGTTCCGATAAAGAAACTATCGATATGTGCTATGTTATTGATGAAACTAGACATTTAATAGGTGAAGTATCTTTAAGAGATATTATTCTAGCCGATGTTAAGGTTCCTATAACATCTATTATGAAAAAAGATTTTGTTAAAACAACTACAACTGTTGACAGAGAAGAAGTTGCTCATATGTTCTCAAAATATGATATTACTACTATGCCTGTAGTCGATGGCGAAAATAGA
It encodes:
- the mgtE gene encoding magnesium transporter; translated protein: MNRKLNLMEKALLSLLEEENLVEVKKILNSMNIFDIAAFFDTLDKTNLTLSFNLLTKDNGAKVFPEMDIEQQKLLIEGFSNLELEEIINKIRMDDKVDMIEELPSNLVKKVLRNSNPKDRAIINTMLNYPKDSAGSVMTTEYLRLKPNMTVNDAIDYIRDVGSDKETIDMCYVIDETRHLIGEVSLRDIILADVKVPITSIMKKDFVKTTTTVDREEVAHMFSKYDITTMPVVDGENRLVGIITVDDVIDIIKEETTEDMEIMSAVTPSEKPYKQLSVTTLWKNRFPWLLVLLLSATFTSLIIMKYEDALAKYVVLTAFIPMITDTGGNAGSQSASTIIRSLSLKEIDFHDFFYVLWKEFRVAIACGLTLAVFNFAKLTLLDKLGARVSLVISMTLFSTVLIAKAVGSVLPIIADKLGFDPAVMASPLITTVVDALAILVYLNIAITILGA